In one window of Poriferisphaera corsica DNA:
- a CDS encoding DUF7453 family protein, with amino-acid sequence MLINMRMKMAGLAMVAGVGMVSLANGSVFDTVVMSGEVGVGDKTYESFNRVDINNHGQIVFQTVMDDDNQSDDLKTYANYYVGADRNCAVIDSLVSGDVWEVGSYKYGYALASPMYRTQINDRGDIAYVKMLEPWPSHTIYEEERGDFELVRVGVGDVNQKEVLAKSGEATGGVMPDPFNQGAAAAHYYKFSAADYFELKESGLIGFSSGVSKQGEGDTEDLVALFTIQGGGVNEVFMEGKEGIGGPFWANIYDQYKFNVNGAGDAMFVHDSGVPGTYNGSLAFYDSATGMTTELTKGEALAPGHDDGSYYSSIGKIATGMLMNDNGVGVFEAYLKVDGKSSRQALYRLEEGEVTLIATSDFNFDDEGEEFGLVYSPDALNNRNEYLFRAWESMDKPFHQLYFGSDDGIEAVYRSGDLAVGFESEDYRYVGTAFDLIWRDQEQIQLNEQGVATFIVALDKEGVGGKTALYSRGIDGALDLIAHTGEEIEVMVDGQLVMKTIKAFDHDLFDLNDENVLAFGLEFMDGSSGLFTTMVPEPMSGVVLSVMGMCGLMRRRIG; translated from the coding sequence ATGCTTATTAATATGAGAATGAAGATGGCGGGCTTGGCGATGGTTGCGGGTGTTGGGATGGTTAGTTTGGCTAATGGGAGCGTGTTTGATACGGTTGTGATGAGTGGTGAGGTTGGTGTTGGTGATAAAACATATGAGAGTTTTAATCGGGTTGATATTAATAATCATGGCCAAATCGTGTTTCAAACGGTGATGGACGATGATAATCAATCTGATGATTTGAAGACATATGCCAATTATTATGTGGGTGCGGATCGTAATTGTGCTGTGATTGACTCGCTTGTGTCGGGTGATGTGTGGGAGGTGGGTAGTTATAAATATGGATATGCGTTGGCTTCGCCGATGTATCGTACGCAGATCAATGATCGTGGTGATATTGCGTATGTGAAGATGTTGGAGCCGTGGCCGTCTCATACTATTTATGAAGAAGAACGAGGTGATTTTGAGCTTGTTCGTGTTGGTGTCGGTGATGTGAACCAAAAGGAGGTGTTGGCGAAGAGTGGTGAGGCGACGGGTGGTGTGATGCCAGACCCATTTAATCAGGGGGCCGCAGCGGCGCACTATTACAAGTTTTCTGCTGCGGATTATTTTGAATTGAAAGAAAGCGGGTTGATCGGTTTTTCAAGTGGCGTGAGTAAGCAGGGGGAAGGAGATACAGAGGATCTGGTTGCGCTGTTTACGATTCAGGGAGGCGGTGTGAATGAAGTGTTTATGGAGGGTAAAGAAGGGATTGGGGGGCCGTTCTGGGCGAATATATATGATCAATATAAGTTTAATGTGAACGGGGCTGGGGATGCGATGTTTGTCCATGATTCAGGGGTGCCAGGAACATACAACGGGTCGTTAGCGTTTTACGATTCGGCAACGGGCATGACGACGGAGCTAACAAAGGGTGAAGCGCTTGCGCCTGGGCATGATGATGGGTCGTATTATTCCTCGATCGGTAAGATTGCAACGGGGATGTTGATGAATGATAACGGGGTGGGGGTTTTTGAGGCGTATTTGAAGGTTGATGGAAAATCATCTCGTCAAGCGTTGTATCGTTTGGAAGAAGGCGAAGTGACACTGATTGCAACGTCTGATTTTAATTTTGATGATGAGGGAGAAGAGTTTGGTTTGGTCTATTCGCCGGATGCATTGAACAATCGGAATGAGTATTTGTTTAGGGCGTGGGAGAGTATGGATAAGCCGTTTCATCAGTTGTATTTTGGGAGTGATGATGGGATCGAGGCGGTTTACAGGTCGGGCGATTTGGCGGTAGGTTTTGAATCAGAAGATTATCGTTATGTTGGCACAGCATTTGATTTGATATGGCGTGATCAAGAGCAAATACAGTTGAATGAGCAGGGGGTTGCAACGTTTATTGTTGCATTAGATAAAGAGGGTGTTGGTGGAAAAACTGCGTTGTATTCACGTGGTATAGATGGGGCTCTGGATTTGATTGCCCATACAGGTGAGGAAATTGAGGTGATGGTGGATGGACAGTTAGTCATGAAAACAATCAAAGCATTTGATCATGATTTATTTGATCTGAATGATGAGAATGTACTGGCATTTGGGTTGGAGTTTATGGATGGCAGTTCGGGGCTGTTTACGACGATGGTACCTGAGCCGATGAGCGGTGTGGTGCTGAGTGTGATGGGGATGTGTGGTTTGATGCGGCGGCGAATTGGATGA
- a CDS encoding 2Fe-2S iron-sulfur cluster-binding protein produces MHMKASDHDHGPKTVKVKFLLEDPEGLTGDGGKEEVECKGAIGENILEIALENGINIEHACGGVCACSTCHIYLEEGENACNEPEDDELDRVEEAPGIQMNSRLSCQTVIESEEPIVVKIPAWNRNAVKEVPH; encoded by the coding sequence ATGCATATGAAGGCGTCGGATCACGATCATGGGCCGAAGACGGTGAAGGTGAAATTTTTGCTTGAAGATCCTGAAGGGTTGACAGGAGATGGTGGTAAAGAAGAGGTCGAGTGCAAGGGAGCGATTGGCGAGAATATCTTGGAGATCGCGTTGGAGAACGGCATTAACATTGAACATGCTTGTGGAGGTGTGTGTGCGTGCTCGACGTGTCACATCTATTTGGAGGAGGGGGAGAACGCATGTAACGAGCCAGAGGATGATGAGCTTGATCGAGTTGAAGAAGCTCCGGGAATTCAGATGAACTCGCGATTATCGTGTCAGACGGTGATTGAGAGTGAGGAGCCGATTGTTGTGAAGATACCGGCGTGGAATCGTAATGCGGTGAAGGAAGTGCCGCATTAG
- a CDS encoding type II secretion system protein translates to MSRESRNGVWDGFTLIELLVVISIIALLIGILLPALGAARKTAMAVKCNSMLRQFNTGNYMYATDSDGWKVPTHAPWDTSNQLRWIINKSFSSYVASAADYKSTGSEGWTAEYFCPEATSAIEGDNYWDEPSIYFSYTMNASDWHWYNALGKMDEYPHSSGSWKGAFRMSSVKVPTEVIFMADGFSDAFVSPAEDRYVSETYHSWSSSKGAQLADQAKGSGTIGYRHPGNSANLAFLDGHNESMSVEVLAEDYKKYFYDIDQRKTAPDSIGRNVPHPRP, encoded by the coding sequence ATGTCAAGGGAATCAAGAAATGGTGTCTGGGATGGTTTCACGTTAATTGAATTGCTTGTTGTAATTTCAATTATAGCATTGCTGATTGGTATACTGCTGCCTGCTTTGGGGGCGGCGAGAAAAACGGCGATGGCGGTAAAATGCAACAGCATGTTACGGCAATTTAATACGGGGAATTATATGTATGCGACAGATAGTGATGGATGGAAAGTGCCTACGCATGCGCCATGGGATACATCTAATCAGTTGCGATGGATTATCAACAAATCCTTTTCGTCATATGTTGCATCTGCGGCTGATTATAAGTCGACGGGTAGTGAAGGTTGGACTGCAGAGTATTTTTGTCCGGAAGCAACCTCGGCGATTGAGGGCGATAATTACTGGGATGAGCCATCTATCTATTTTTCATATACGATGAATGCATCAGACTGGCATTGGTATAACGCGTTAGGAAAAATGGATGAATATCCGCATTCGAGTGGTAGTTGGAAAGGTGCATTTAGGATGTCAAGTGTGAAAGTGCCGACGGAAGTCATTTTTATGGCAGATGGTTTCTCGGATGCTTTTGTTTCGCCTGCGGAGGATCGATATGTTAGTGAAACGTATCATAGTTGGTCATCTAGTAAGGGGGCGCAGTTGGCGGATCAGGCTAAGGGTTCAGGAACGATTGGGTATCGGCACCCAGGTAACTCGGCTAATCTCGCGTTTTTAGATGGGCATAATGAAAGCATGTCGGTCGAGGTGTTGGCAGAAGATTATAAGAAATATTTTTATGATATTGATCAGCGTAAGACAGCCCCGGATTCGATTGGGCGTAATGTTCCACATCCGAGGCCATAG
- a CDS encoding type II secretion system protein: MFPRSVDYRNRFAFTLIELLVVISIIALLIGILLPALGAARSTAKSIKCSSMLKQFGLAVYLYANDFDDYVVPAWAAGATSAAETDPWWDNIPFAQYVANEVKDVNGWHAWTPEFFCPDASLAFERNSSGNLNGMPRSYSANSSDWVLYNQSWVTEPYAHSNLIRGMYRLSSLTTPTDVSHFADGLQDNYNFGAHRNYKGTDEHPENGWRYNGNIAFRHPSKSANSVFMDGHTESIKQDQMNGYESAGEQNEWTKYYIDGKYNKILPDPLNY, translated from the coding sequence ATGTTTCCAAGATCAGTTGATTATAGAAATCGTTTCGCTTTCACGCTCATCGAACTTCTCGTCGTCATATCTATTATTGCCCTCCTTATCGGCATCCTACTCCCAGCTCTAGGCGCCGCTCGCTCAACAGCCAAATCAATCAAATGCAGCAGTATGCTCAAACAATTTGGCTTAGCCGTATACCTTTATGCGAATGACTTCGATGATTACGTCGTTCCAGCTTGGGCCGCTGGGGCTACATCTGCTGCGGAAACCGATCCATGGTGGGACAACATCCCCTTTGCTCAATATGTCGCGAATGAAGTTAAGGATGTAAACGGTTGGCATGCATGGACACCCGAATTCTTTTGCCCCGACGCATCACTTGCTTTTGAACGTAATTCCAGCGGCAATCTCAATGGTATGCCCAGATCATATTCTGCAAACTCGTCTGATTGGGTTTTATATAATCAAAGCTGGGTAACAGAACCTTATGCTCATAGCAACCTTATTCGCGGGATGTATCGCTTATCTTCGCTTACAACACCAACAGATGTTTCACATTTTGCTGATGGCTTACAAGATAACTACAATTTTGGCGCTCATCGTAATTACAAAGGCACCGACGAACATCCTGAAAATGGTTGGCGTTATAACGGTAATATCGCATTTCGTCACCCCTCAAAATCCGCAAACTCAGTCTTCATGGACGGGCACACCGAATCAATAAAGCAAGATCAAATGAACGGTTACGAGTCGGCTGGAGAGCAAAATGAATGGACAAAATATTACATCGATGGTAAATACAATAAAATTTTGCCCGACCCACTTAACTATTAA
- a CDS encoding NUDIX hydrolase: protein MKRNGAKQMTVELPYKIATLCYMFDAEGRVLLLHRRRPPNQDLYSPPGGKLEKAVGESPTACALREIREEVGLVLKEDDLHLTGIVSEAGFDDRMHWLMFLYEVKGVVEVERTTFDEGTLDWVKSDEIEGLPIPSTDRDVIWPLFWQHRGGFFMAHINCYKGRTDWSLEQSIVVG, encoded by the coding sequence ATGAAGAGAAATGGAGCGAAGCAGATGACTGTTGAGTTGCCGTATAAAATTGCGACCTTGTGCTATATGTTTGATGCTGAGGGGCGGGTTTTGTTATTGCATCGACGGCGGCCGCCGAATCAGGATTTGTATTCGCCGCCAGGGGGGAAATTGGAGAAGGCTGTCGGGGAGTCGCCAACGGCTTGTGCGCTACGAGAGATTCGGGAAGAGGTGGGGCTCGTATTAAAAGAGGACGATTTGCATCTGACGGGGATTGTTTCGGAAGCGGGTTTTGACGATCGGATGCACTGGTTGATGTTTTTATATGAGGTTAAAGGGGTGGTTGAGGTGGAGAGGACGACCTTTGATGAGGGAACGTTAGACTGGGTAAAATCTGATGAAATTGAGGGGTTGCCAATACCTTCGACTGATCGTGATGTGATTTGGCCACTTTTTTGGCAACATCGAGGTGGGTTTTTTATGGCACATATCAATTGCTATAAAGGTCGTACGGATTGGAGTTTAGAGCAATCAATAGTCGTCGGCTAG
- a CDS encoding helix-turn-helix transcriptional regulator: MFSKIGDVANGWVVPWLTSPVDFLDQVKEHLTWDSVVLGIVDVRTVKPDAILVADGVSGEALAKWSEGALVGDELFREAKKKGDASGEMGEGGVLPVGMHTTVQMLPGSLDGQVMWYLAVGRKDRAYDDAEVQVAGLLLQLMKVEFAHVAESEMGRLVLDGDNRLLLADPRSEVKFRQRPELLEQICEKLPAVIKQRWDVLDDDLMHDIVLDMEGVATWMRIRKGGVAGSGRGHLYIETRPVGEGDVPAVGVLEDERIAQAVAYLSDNFAKSPSLSEVAESVYTSPFHFHRLFSRQVGLSPKHYLLRMQLQIAKWMLRATRVPVGEVATAAGFSSHGHFTATFHRLVGVSPTHYRSEA; the protein is encoded by the coding sequence GTGTTTTCAAAGATTGGTGACGTAGCAAACGGGTGGGTTGTACCCTGGTTGACATCGCCGGTCGATTTTCTCGATCAGGTGAAAGAGCATCTGACTTGGGACTCGGTGGTGTTGGGGATTGTTGATGTCCGGACGGTGAAGCCAGACGCGATATTAGTTGCGGATGGTGTTTCAGGAGAAGCTTTAGCTAAGTGGAGTGAAGGCGCTCTGGTTGGTGATGAACTTTTCCGTGAAGCGAAGAAGAAGGGTGATGCGAGTGGAGAGATGGGTGAAGGCGGCGTGTTGCCGGTTGGTATGCACACGACAGTACAGATGTTGCCGGGCTCATTAGATGGGCAGGTGATGTGGTACCTAGCTGTTGGCCGCAAGGATCGTGCTTATGACGATGCTGAGGTGCAGGTTGCTGGGTTGTTGTTGCAGTTGATGAAGGTTGAATTTGCTCATGTTGCAGAATCAGAGATGGGGCGTCTGGTTTTGGATGGTGATAATCGGTTGTTGTTGGCGGATCCTCGTAGTGAGGTGAAGTTCAGGCAGCGGCCCGAATTACTTGAGCAGATTTGTGAGAAGTTGCCAGCGGTGATCAAGCAGCGGTGGGATGTGTTGGATGATGATCTGATGCATGACATTGTGCTTGATATGGAAGGCGTGGCGACTTGGATGCGTATCCGTAAGGGTGGTGTTGCGGGTAGCGGCCGAGGTCACTTGTATATTGAGACAAGGCCGGTTGGTGAAGGCGATGTGCCGGCGGTTGGTGTGCTGGAAGATGAGCGAATCGCGCAAGCGGTGGCTTACCTGTCAGACAACTTTGCGAAGAGTCCAAGTTTGAGTGAAGTGGCGGAGAGCGTTTATACGAGCCCGTTCCATTTTCATCGGTTGTTCTCACGCCAGGTTGGTTTAAGTCCGAAGCATTACTTGCTGCGTATGCAGTTGCAGATTGCGAAGTGGATGCTTCGTGCGACGCGCGTGCCAGTGGGTGAAGTGGCAACGGCGGCTGGATTTAGCAGTCACGGCCATTTTACAGCGACGTTCCACCGGTTGGTTGGGGTGAGCCCAACGCATTACCGTAGTGAAGCGTAA